In Terriglobus aquaticus, the genomic window ATCTCGCTGCGGTACCCGGCAGAGGTGGGCCTGGTGGGCGATTCGAAGAAGACTCTGCGCGAACTTCTGCCGCTGCTGCGACGGAACAGCTATCGCCGCTTCCTGGAACGTGCCCAGCGCGACATGGATGACTGGAACCACACCCTTGAGAAGGAAGGAACCAATTCCGCCAGCCCCATGAAGCCACAGGTAGTTGGCTGGGAGCTGAGCAAACGCACGAAGGAGAACGCGATCATCGTCTCCGATTCGGGCACCAACACCACGGTGTGGGCGCGGTACATGAAAGCCAAGAAGGGCCAGATGCATTCGTGCAGCGGCAACCTGGCAACCATGGCATGCGGCATGCCTTACGCGATTGCGGCGCAGGTGGCGTACCCCGACCGCCAGGTCATCGCGGTAGTGGGCGACGGTGGCTTCAGCATGCTCATGGGCGAGTTCATCACCGCCGTCGCATACAAGCTGCCCATCAAGTTCGTGATCATCAAGAACAACTCGCTTGGTCAGATCAAGTGGGAGCAGATGGTGTTCGAGGGTAACCCGGAGTACCAGTGCGACCTGTTCCCCGTAGACTTCGTTGCGTTCGCGCAGGCGATGGGTGCGTACGGGGTCAAGATTGACTCGCAAAAGACTGCAGGCGCGAAGTTCGACGAAGCCCTTGCGATCAATGGCCCTGTGATCATCGAGTGCGTTGTTGATCCGCTGACGGCGATGCTGCCGCCCAAGATCACCACCAAGCAGGCGATCAAGTTCTCGGAGGCGCTGGCCAAGGGCGAGCCCAACCGCGTAAAGATTGCGTTGACGGCGGCCAGTGACACGGTCCGGCAGATTATCTAGTCGAGTCGGTCGGCGGGTTGGTGTTTGGGTCAGGATCGGAACACGGTCCTGACCTAAGATCTCCGGGTGAGTTCTTTCGTCCGGGGTGGATCCGGCCTTCGAGGTCATGCGCGCATGAAGATTACCGGCGGCACCGCGACTTCTTACACCGTCCCCACCGACGCCCCGGAGGCGGACGGCACGTTTGCCTGGAACTCCACCACGCTGATCGTGGTGGAGCTGAAGGCCGGCAACGCAACCGGGCTCGGCTACACCTACAGCCACTCCGTTATCGCGGCGTTATGCCGCGACATGATCCAAAAGATTGTCGCCGGCTCAGATGTTTGGCAGAGCGCTGACTTGTTCCATCGCATGCGCGTCTCGCAACGGAACTATGGTCGCGAGGGCATCGGCGCGACAGCATTGTCCGCGATCGACGTCGCTGTGTGGGACCTGAAAGCGAAGCTGCTGCAGAAGCCGCTTGTCGCCCTGCTCGGCCAGGCGCACGATGCAGCGCCGGTCTACGGCTCCGGTGGCTTCACCGCGTACAACGACGAGCAACTGACCGCCCAGCTTGCGGGGTGGGTCGCACAGGGTATTCCGCGCGTGAAGATGAAGATTGGCACCCATCCTGATGATGATCTGCGGCGCGTTGCGCTGGCACGCAAAGCGATCGGCAACCATGCCGAACTCTTCGTGGACGCCAACGGTGCCTACTCG contains:
- a CDS encoding enolase C-terminal domain-like protein, giving the protein MKITGGTATSYTVPTDAPEADGTFAWNSTTLIVVELKAGNATGLGYTYSHSVIAALCRDMIQKIVAGSDVWQSADLFHRMRVSQRNYGREGIGATALSAIDVAVWDLKAKLLQKPLVALLGQAHDAAPVYGSGGFTAYNDEQLTAQLAGWVAQGIPRVKMKIGTHPDDDLRRVALARKAIGNHAELFVDANGAYSRKQALDFAHRFRHEYGVTWFEEPVSSDDLRGLRLLRDNGPDGLDIAAGEYGWNDMTLRAMLDAEAVDVLQADATRCGGVTGFMAASALAEAHPLPLSAHCAPSLHLHLACASRPLRHVEYFHDHARIERMLFDGFREPVNGAMLPDLTRPGMGLEFKRQDAESFRDDI